The segment AGGCTGAGGATCTAACAAGGAAACGttctgaagtctttttttcaATGTTTCTTTCGAAAAATTGTAGCTATTCTTAGCATCTTTTCAACCTGTTCTAGCATAGGAATCTGTCCGTGCTGCAACTAATTTCCATGGCGCGCCTGTGCATACAAAGAAGCAAAGCCAGCACTGGCAGTCCTCTCTGTCTGTGAGAGTCCTTGTTTCACTACTTGTAAGATTCCAGGTTTACAGCTAATTGTGGGTAAAAAAAGCCATTGGTAGGTGGAGCAACACAAGATGTGTCCTCACTTCCTGGCGCTTTTGAGGACAGACACATGGCCAGCCAGGCTGTCTCACTGCTTAAGGAGTGGTTCGACAAGGTGGGGTGATGAACAGTAAGAGAGACTTTCCAGAGTCATTGGTGAGAAGCAAGACTAATGATATCAGGTTACTTCCCACAGGAAGGGTCTACAAAGAAGAACAAGGTGTTTATCTGATGAGAATGGCTGGGAGATTACATCATTGGACATACACTGCACCCACACAGTAACACCTGCTACACCCAAAGTGGTCCCTGTTTAGCATCTGCTTTTCTGATGTGGATGCATTGTTCTGGGTAAGCTAACTTGAAATGATTTAGGGAAGCATCACAAGCATTGCTGAACAGAGATAGCACCACACACGGATATAAAGGCATTGTTGAGACAAGCTCTACGTGGGATGTTCTGCCAAATggttcccttcccttcctcttctcaTTTCCTTGTTCTCCTTCAGTCAATGGAGAATGCTAATCCCTTTATTTGTTTATGTGTATACTGGTGACTTTCCAGACCTGCTACAAAAGTCATTTGACTAGAAGACTTTTCTGGAAAGAGGCAGCAAGGGAAGCTGgaaatttctttcctgaatGATGACTTGGTGGCAGTTGGATTGGTCCCCTTGGACCTGAGGATTTTGACATTGCTGTGTTTGGATTGACTATGGACAGCCCTGCACTGACAGCTGtaagcaagaaggaaaatattacaGCTACTTTAATTCTTCCCTTTTGTATTGaaagtttgttttcagtatCTGGTTTTGACCAGTTTTAGAAACAACACATTTGCAATGTCTTGCTCATCCAAAGCAGCAAGCTTCTGACATTTTGTTcacaacacacagaaaaaagcagacaCACAGCTATAAGTGAAGGGAGAAAAGTATTTCCCATAGCTAGTCATCACAGtttgtgaagggaaaaaaagcactggTATACAAAGATGTGAGATTTATACAGGCCATCATGATTTCAAGGCTCATGGAAATCAACCACCCACTTTACAGACATGGAAAGAGGAATAGCTTTCTCACTGCTAAATCAATTTAAGTGCTTTCTCAGCTTTTATAGAGGAACTAATTTTGGATTTCAGATGATAAGCTATTATTCTTGCCCCATGCAGTCTAATGTTTAAAGCACGTGCCCCCTGATGCGAATCCAGGTGCCACATTTCAGGCTTCTATGAAGAATGTGCTCCCTCAGCAAGGCAGTCAAACCATCTAACTAACAAACTGCTAACTGAGTATGGAGACACCTACAGACAGCACATTCGTTGCTGGTCTAAACAATTTCTCAGAATGAAATATGCAGGCAAAAAATCTAGGCACTAGGTACTTAAGTCAGGACTTCCTTGCCTTGCAGGTACGTTGgctgaaattgttttcttcGCCCTTTCTTTCTAGCTAAGAATGGCTTTTTCTGCCTGTTCAAGCCATTGGTTAGCCATGGGACAGCCTGTCTCCTCCATAGCCTTCTCTGGAGACAGCTGGCAGGGTGAGCAGGGATCATCACCCTTCTTGATGTGGCTGTGCACTGCAGAGCAAGATGCGAGAGTAACAGGGCCAGCACGGCTCTGAAGGCTCGCAGGGGAGACCTGGGTTCTAGTCCCTGCACCAAAAAAATAGTTCTCTTTTACCTCATAATGTTTTTAGCGTAGCGAGATTGTTGTGGCTTTAAAAGAGTACTAATACCACGGTGCTTTCCAGAGATGTGGTCACAGGCCTTATCTTGTACAAATGCAGGAGTCCTTCCAGGCACCCAACCCAGCTACTAacacagggaaagcagcagaaccCTCAGAACACCTGCTGCCAGCATTTCCATGCACTCCCTCTCTGCAGTCTGGATTCCTCCCACTTTCCCCTCTCCCATTCATTCCCCCAGGtgaccccccagctccctccccttccctctttcATCCCTCTCCCTCCATTCATCCTTTGCCTTTGTGCCCATTGGGGTTTCTATTGCATACATCCCCTCTGATTCCACAAGGAGTGAAGCTCTGCTTCCTGTGAAAGAGCTACACGACAGGGTGTTGGAAAAAGTTGGGAAGAAGTCCCAAGGCCGCTCAGAGATGCTCTAAATACTCCTCTAACATTGTCCCTCACATCCATGTCACAACTCTTCTTAATTCTGGCACTCCCCTGCCAAGGGTCTTAGTAGAGCCTTGCTACGTATTACACAGAGCAAACTGTTCTGGTGACAGCAACTTTTGAGCTCAGCTGTGCTCACATGTGGATCAAAGTGGGTTTTTCACTGTTACCGTCTTCAGCAGTAGTGGTGGTGAAGGACTGGTGTTTGGTGTTTGCCTCCTGTACCCACAGGGTCataacatctttatttttggtAGTGTTCTGACATTtgacaaaaaaagaggaaatgagcCTTGCAAAGTAAGGGCTGTTCTTAAAAGAGCATGAAACTAAAACCACAAACTGCAGGTGACCAGCTACTCAGCTACTTCTCTTGTGATAGGGATACTTGCTGACACAGTGATTCCTTTGCATTTTGATAAGTGGATTTTGCATTTCCCaaaaggaaatgggaagaaaaaaacccccaaaatcacacattgtttaaaaaaaaaaaataaaatcagaactACCCCATCTTTTTACCCCAGACTCCAAGTAAATAGCTGTGGCCTTCACATAAAAGATATAGAGCAGATTGTTTCATCAAAAGTAAACTACTGACTTTGGCATCAGTTTGagaattttattaaaaccaTAGGTTTCCATTCTGTACAAAACTGAggagcttctttaaaaaaagtattaaccACATAGGAAATAATGCAGTGTAAGTGGTTTGTTGATAATAATCTCTCTGAAAGCTATATACAGGATTAATACCACACAACTGTACTAATGTGCTGACTGTCAGCAACTTTAGCAATATATACAAACTACCTTTACACACATAAATATCTTATTTACAGCTAATAAATAACATCCAAAGCCAAATCATGTGTCCTCATGTACAAGACCCTTCACTACTTTGTATCCACGTTCtgtatgtgtttgtatttgATCCTGTATTAAGAGCACATCTGTTCAGACACctcatttccaaaaaaaagTAACTCTTAAGAGAAAATTGCAACAAAATGTGAAGTCTATAGGGAATATatcattgtatttatttttagaggTCTCAAATGCAGTGGCTCAATACTCAACCCCACCCTCAGTGACTCATCACATCTCTGCTATAGTTTAAGGGTTAGGAAATCAAATGTGAGCAATTTCAGAGTTATTAATATCCCAACATATTGCACTGTTTCAGACTTTTATCCCCAAATACACTAGCAGCcatggctgggaaaaaaaaaccaaaccgtGCATATAAATGCATACACGTTGGTTTTCCTTGCAAGATCGAATGACATTGGAGAAATCACCACCTCCACACTGTCTTGCACATGCAGGAAAAGACTACAAAAGCCAGCATCAATTGCTCACGCTGCAGTTCTCCAAGTGTCTACCTTGAAGACCTTCTGCCTCCCCAGTACTTTGTTTATCTTCTAGAAAGCTAAAAACAGGGCTACTGAACCTTTCAGAGCACTAGAAAAAATTACGTGTTACTTAAAGGGAATGCAGAATGCCTTCAAGATACCCATTTTTGGCAACTTGCAGGATGTCTAATTCAAGTGTTTTTCAAAGCATTCATTCTTGTGCATCACACAATCAGGCTCCTTTTAACTgtcacagctcctgctccttGCTGAATTCTACCTCATGTCAGAAAACTAAGCAGCTCCTAGGAACTAGCACTGTATCACAGTCAGGCACCAAACCAAGGTGGGTCACTGGCAGTCACAATTCCCGCATAAGGAAGCATGAGCATGCTTGTCACCTGTCAAGCAGTTTCACTTGCACTGAAGACTGCATACAGCAGCCACTCAGCTGCATGACTGACATTTGGTGTCAAAGAGCAGAGAAACTGTCACAGTTTTGGCACATGGGATGCAAGCAAGTAGTGgagaaaatttttttaaaaaaataaaaataaaaatctgtttcctgcAGTTTCGGATAGCtcaattttctttgcagctccTTATTCACAGTGTTAGAGGctagatattttcattttcaaggaaTGAAAGCACAGATGAAAAATTGAATGCCTGCACAGGACACTGGTATTGCTGTCTTCTCCTACAACTGCTACGTATTCCAGACTCAGCTGCATAGAAGTATATAGCTTAACAGATCATACCTACTGCTAAGCGGCACTGGCATCTACCCCCAGTAAAACACATTCATAACCACAAACTAGAAAATTCATCCCCATATCAAGTCAGTGCAGTGCCTAACACCTTCTGGTAATACAAAGGTGGCTTTTGATGAGAAACCTACTCATTTGCCAAACACACAAGACAGTGAAGTCTAGCCACTGAACTGTCTGAAAATTCAGCTAGCCAAGCCAAAAAACAACTTGTCCCATTTCAGaagacttctgaaaagaaagaaaagccaggtttggttttgcttctttgcAATAAATACTAGAAAATTGCTATAGAACATCTTATGTCAAGAAACCTTGTCACAAGGCACCATGATTAAGCAAAATTACTTATTCCTTTCCAGCACTCAAGCCTTTGGCAAgttgttttgtgggtttcttGTTAACTATGTAGATAATGTATCTTTATGGTTAGTAACTCTGTATGCTGAGGCTTCCTTGCAAGAAGTCTCTTAAGATAGCTAGGAATAGCAGGCAAAAAAAGCCAGCAGTGgataaatatttctatatatttgGTTCTGAACATCCAGTCCATGGGGACGAACAGACTCTCTTCCTCCCCATTGTGGAAAATCTTCATTCTTGTCACTTAAGCAGATTCATGAGCAGAATTTTCTTTAGAGGCTTTCTTGGCTCTGTGGGGAAAAGACAGATAAGTTGAGGAAGAAGATGTAAAATACTTATTCCTTCTTGTCTTATGTTTGAAActtaggattaaaaaaatactacttaacagggaaacaagttttgtgattGGActtctcctggctgctgcttgaTTTTACATATCAGATACACACAGAGCTCTCAAGGCCTCCCCAGGTCATTGTCCTGGAGTGAAGGTCTACACACATGCCTTTTTATCCATAACTAGATCTCTGTTTAGAAGCGTCCCCATGAGACCTTTCACACACAGCAATTgcactaaaataaatataaacactTCCCCAGCTCAAACTTTAGTGGATAAAGTCCAAATAAAGCTGGCCCCACATTTTAAAGTTTACTCTGGGTCAGAAAAATCATTGATTAAAAAATTGAAGTACATCAAAGGCTTTTAAACAATCTCCAGTCCAAGTCAGAGATGCAAATCTCAGAAAGTCACTCGCCTGACAGctgccagcagaaagcagcGCGCACCAAGAGCACACCTGTGTATGCTTGCTCAGCTTCTGTACTGGCATCTGAATCTGCTGCTGGCCAGTGAGGGAGAGTGGGCTCTGGACTGACTCAGTATGGGTGTTCAAATGTTCCTCAATTAAGGGTAAATGTAGGGCTTCTTTAGACAGAGGCAcactttcctctttttgttaGTGCCTGGCCTGTAAACCCTCCAACGGTCATTTGTACTTGGCCACCATATGAATGTGAGAGGCAATGACCAGTACTTGCTTTTCAGACATGCTAACAACCACACAAGGAGATGGTTAGCGGATAaccaaaggggggggggggcggggcggggagggggaggggggcggtgATTTAagctgccacagcagccacaAGCAAACCTCAGGTTAGTCTGAGCTGTGATGTGATTCTTCTGAAGCCTTGAGAGGACTACTGCCCAAGTCAACTAAATCAGGAAGTTTTTCTAGATCCTCCTGCTACCACTCAAGTttcccccaaacccaaaaataacAGTGATCACTCATACCCTTCTCTCTTCTTGTTGATGGGCTGCTCCAAGCATTTCACGAATATTGCTGCTTCTTCTCCCTTACTGAGATGTGAGGTTCCATCTCGAGAACAGAACACCACCCTGTGGAATAAATATTGCACAATCATATGGCTGAGCCAGATGTCTCTTTTTAACTGCAGGGACAGGACTGGTGCTTGGAAGCAGTCTTTATACTTTGCCATGTGGGGCACTACTACCTCACAAGCCTGtgagaaagttatttttaaaagaattttgtGACAAAAGAAACACTGAGCAAGAAAAACTGGTGAACGCATTATGCGTGGACCTCAAACTGCAGCCGTAACTTTTGCTGGTACTTTGCGTAAAATCTTCTTGTGGCTAAGGGAGCAGCAACTCCATCTCAAAGTCTCTGGATCTTTATTTACACAAGTCCTTGTGTGACTTTTGTCAGGTGAGTGATCTTGGAAGAAACCCTTACTCCCTCAAATGTTTGCAAACAAAACAGGTTGCCAATTCCAGCAAACCTGAGCAGTCACTTTTCTATTTATCAGTACTTTCCCCACCCCTATATTTGTTCAGCTCTGATAACTGTTCTTTGATCAAGTGACTGCCTTGTTTATTCAAGGGAGGAACATGTTATTCACAATACTGTACACAGGACATGCATACCCTGTTCCAGGTCCATTTTTCTAACAGATCTTACATCTAGTGCAcataagtatttaaaaaaatttgggtcaaagcagttctgttcagattttgctgttttaaCATTCATGCTTTAGCAATGTCCTGCAACAGtcatgtatttcagtttttaccCACCATTCAGGTATTCAAACCCCAAGAAAAATCCAGCTTAACAAAGCCATGATTTCTTGTGCAAATGCACTTTTGGACGGCTTTCTAAAAATCTCCTTTTAAGCATACTCTTCACAAGAAAACCTATGTAAATGCTcagcaagagaaaggaagagagtaACTGCAAATACAATCAGAGATGCTGGTTCATGGAGATCCTCTCCTGCATATTGTAACTACCCTGAGGCATATGAAACAGTGGCATGCAAATTAGTTCTGTGGGAGTAAAACTACAGATTGCAGATCCCAGTGAAAGCAAGTAACTGAACCTGGCTGACATAAAAATGCTGGTTTGGTGCCACTGGAGCCCTTATTATCAGTGCTGCACCCATTTAtaactgctttctgtgctttgtcCTGCCCTGCAAGCTACCAGGAATCAGGAAACACTGTCAATTATAACCAATACAGCTTATAAcaatcaaaattactttttctgagTTTCTCCTGATTTCACTCTGACTCTCTGGATGTCAAATGTAAAAGGAGTCCACCAGTCTGACCAGCTGAAGAAAGTGTCTTTCTCCCACTGCAGTTTCAGCATAAGCAGGTCACCAATGTCCACCTCTGTGTAAATCAGGAAGGAGAAGGTCTTGTTTGAGGAGACTTCAGGCCTGCGAGGAGgggaataaggaaaaaaaaacaacaaaaaaatggaaactgttggacagaaagaaaattaaggcaAAACAGAACCAAGACTTCATGCACTtcagagaagaaggaagcaaCCTTCCACATAGTTCTGATGGATggaataaggggaaaaaaaccaccttgaGCTTTTGTACAGGCACAAGGAAAGCTTTCCACAGAAAGGCTGGTAAAAATCCTGGGACAGACTGCCATGCAAGCGGTGTCTTTTCGAGCACTCATGGCTCTCAGAGAAGCCAGACAAGCACTAGCCAGAACAACTTAGGTTCCTCAGAGTAGAAGACAGACTTTGGTGCTTTCCAGCCCCATTCCCTGCCAGCCCATGTGCAGGGATGCAAGCAGAGTTCTACTTATTTGCAGAGCTGTGGAAGCAGATCTCACATctccctttgcttctgcacTTGATGCCTTCAGACCCAGACAACAACTACAGGTTACagtctgcttttcagaagcttAACTCAGCCATGTTCAGCTGGAACATGGCTTAAagacagtgaaaagcaaaagaaacaagaaatgtgCCACATCAGATAAAAATCTTATTAGGCTGAACCACATGTCAGAATTCACATTTCTATATTTCAGATCTCTGATCAAGAACAGCTCCTATAGAGCTTAGATCATTAGCTTTAGCAGTGGATACACTCCCTTGATCAAGGACAAGGGCACATTCTGGGACCCTGTAAGCTAGAGCAAGTTTTTCAGCTGGGGCTGTAAGAAATTTAGGCAGACTCAACAGTGCGTTGTAGTTGTTTCTGTAGCTACTCACAGTGTGAAAGCAATGTTCTCACTCTCATCTAGAGTGCCATAGAGAGAGATCAGGAATGGCTGGTTTGTCTTGGTCGTATTAGTCTTTCCAAAGAAATGGATCTTGACCTGGTAATGAAAGACTGGAagaacacaaaagaaagaaggccattaggaaaaaaatcaacctcTGAAGAGACTGCTGGTGACAAAGCCACGTAAAAACCCCCGTGTAAACCTAGGCTAGACTATGCCAACATCACTAAACTGAGGAGTTTAGCTCCCTGCAGGTACCTAGGACATTATCTACGTGAAGAGGTAAAGATTAGGATGCAAGGCAATCACAGTTAAAAAACACCTTTGCAGTTCTTGCAACTGAAGTCTGCATTTAAGTGGACTGCCACTATTATAACCCCAGAGTCTGCAGTATCACCTTCAAACCTGTTATAAATGTGTAAGACTTGCTGTCCTTGACTTGAAACAAATGAGTTCTGTCCTCCTCATACAGGAGCCTTAGcgaaaaaaaaattcaacccACTGACACTTGCAGATTAAGCACCAAACGCCAACAAATCTCTAGACTTGCAGCTGTTCTAACACTGCAGGAATATGCCCTCTGATTCTGGTCTATGACACAATGCATGCGATGACCATACCATGTGgtacagttatttttttcctgcctagCTTTAAAAGTAGTAAAATCCAACTCAGAAGCTATTTCCCTAGCTCAAAGCCTTCCAGTTCTTTCAGGCAGCATCCTTCTCAGACCTACCACCGTGGCAACAGGAATCAAAAGTGCTGTGATATTTTAACATGGGCTGGTGCCCCCCTGGCAAAGGTACTACAAAAAGCAAAGTCTGATGGTTGCACATCTTTAAAGCTGTGGCTCATCAGGCTGAGCTCTGCtatttccccagcagcaggaaaataaaaatcatttggttgaaaaatactgaaaaaaatttcaagacTTAGTTGTTCCAAGAGGCCAGGCTGCGGAGCAAATCTTAATTTTGCTACTTAGAAACTTGTTACAAACATCACCCTTTATTCTATCCTCTTACCTCTGTCTTACTGTGAGTAAGATGACGCTAGTTCTTCTGCAATGGCGCTTCACACCGAACTGCAGGCAAGCTTCACCCCTGCTCACCATAGGCACCAAAGCAGCAATATTGTCACCTGCAGCACACACCCATCCTGACACACAACTAAGCAAAAAAGTACCAGCCTTGCTCACCAGTAAGCAAGCAGGACCTACCTTTATAAGGCATCTGAGCACGGGTCTTCAAGTACATTTTGGTGTTTCTCTTTGTTCTCACTCTGTTGACCTTGTAACCCAAATTATTGCAGCGGTTCTTCCGACAGCTGAGGCAGAGACCCTTCTCAAAGGCCTCCTTTGTGTTGCAGCGGTAGGCCATGCTAGGCTTTTCTTCATAGAGGAGGGAGTCAATGAAAAGGTGGATGGATCGTTCATGGGAGCATTTTACCAGCTGGTCCACatcttgaaaaaatgaaaatgtgtaatatttatacacacatgcatataatGATATAAATCCCTAAGCAGGCACAATCCACTATGCCAGAGCTGGACTTCATAGGATGactttaaaaacacttaaaagaTCGAGTTCCTGTGCCTCTCAGAGATCATTGCTTGCAGGAAGCCTGCAGACTATTGAAGATCTCCCTTTGGATGTTACACTATTGCACAGCAGTCTCACCTGCAAAGCCTTTTTCAGCGATCAGACGGAGTGCTTCTCCTAAGTTGCAACCTGGCTGGAAACCTCCACCATTAGGATAAATATCAATGTGTCCAACAGGCTTCTGGATCCCAATGCTGCGGTCTGGAGAGCCTCGAGTGTAAGTGTGTAGAACATCTACAAAGTCAGCATCATCTGGTGAGAGGCGGATGAGGGCATCGGCATATTCAAAGGTAGGACCAGCTGGATCCAGCCCTTTATGGGgcaaaccacaaagaaaaactTAAGATTACTATCTGCCAAAGACACTGATCACAAATGCCAAACAGCTACCACATTGGGCTGTAGTATTGCAGATGGTGTTGGTGTCACTGCAGGCATTACAGTGGGATCATTTCTAGTAGCATTCATGTGTACAGGAGAATCAAATACACTACCTTGAAAAGCTGTCACGGTTTAAAAAATGAGGTGTATGTAAACATGTAAAGAAGCAGAGCTAGCTTCCTCACAGCTGTAACATTTacagtggaaagaagaaacaaggtactaaatattttctaagtgTCTTCCTCTCTTGTCAAGAATTGCAAAATTTCTATCTGAAGTGTGGAAAATGTCTTGCTGCTAACTCCCTGCTAGGGGAACAGGTGGGAAACAAACAAGAGCTTCACTGTCTACATGCCTAAGGGGGAGGGGATTATTATGGTGAACTGTCAAGCTGCAGCAACACTGACATCAAAAACAGCCAGAACTACTCTGCCAGTGATAGAGTACTCTCTCTTGGAGCCAGACAAGAGCTTGAGAGATGGCTGAGGGCAAAGCTGAAGGAACATGTCTTTTCTGCAGTCCTCAGCCAGGGTTAGGCACCTGGGCTGCCCACCCCTGGTTAGCCTCACCCAGTCTGAGCTGCCTCCCTCTTTACTGTGAGTACCTGACCACATGGTAAAGGTCCCACAGCAATGAGTTCTGCAGGAGGATCTACCTCCTGTTCTTTTTGAAAcagctcccaccagctgcaAGGGATGACTGCCTGGGTTGAAGACAACCACCTGAAGTTCTCATGCTGCAAGAGATACTGTGTCCTTCCCCAAGCCATTCAGGGATTTGGACATTTGGCCAGTCTCAGTTACATTTCCCCAGATAGTCACTTTTCACAGCCAATGAATCCCTGCCTACTCACTCATTCTTTGTGCAGAAGCAGATCAAGGCTTCTCACCCGTCACCTTTGCTGTTCTCTTCTGAACCTTTTCCAGTTCTACTACACAAATACCAGCCCTGCTGATTTAATAAAGCATGAACAGATAACCTaggcactgctgaaaagccaAAGTTATTCCAGTGATTTTCCAGAGGAACATAGTATTTCAGCATGCAAGAGACAGAACTCTCCACTCTACAACCACAGGTGTTCTTACCAGTAATTCTGTTCACCTTCTTCTTGGTCAGGCTCCCAGCAATCCCAGCAGCATGTGCACCTAGACTGTACCCCAGCAAGTGGACATTGTTGAGAGGATAATTGAATTGCTCCTGCAGAAGAGAGCAATTTATTTAAAGTTTGAAGTCAAATAGGAAAACATTAGCAgacacaaaggaaaatgttttgtaaacACTGGGATTTCTTTGAGCCACAAATAACAGAAGGAACACTAAATACAATTAACACAATTTTATGGCATACTAGGTCACTTGAGttagttaagaaaaaaaatctaagcagAGAGGAATGCAGAATGAAGGACAGACCATAGGGCTGTGTATATTGAAGGTTTTCCACCACCCCCTCCTCACCAGTTTCAGTTCTAAGTATTTCCCAAAGGCAGGGCAGACTTTGTTTCTCaagggctggctgctgcatAATATATGGCAAgggtcctcacactttttaaccaggggccggcgcggatgcagtggcaggcagccatctgtggctgcttggttccccccccaacccccagtggggggggcaggggggtctgtaaataccgggggctggattgaggaccctggggggccgtatccggcccgcaagccgtagtttgaggacccct is part of the Falco biarmicus isolate bFalBia1 chromosome Z, bFalBia1.pri, whole genome shotgun sequence genome and harbors:
- the LPL gene encoding lipoprotein lipase isoform X2 translates to MGRKAFLAAVCLCLRWAAAVGAAAAAGAETSFEGIESKFSLRTPAEPDEDVCYLVPGQVDSLAQCNFNHTSKTFVVIHGWTVTGMYESWVPKLVDALYKREPDSNVIVVDWLIRAQQHYPVSAAYTKLVGKDVAMFIDWMEEQFNYPLNNVHLLGYSLGAHAAGIAGSLTKKKVNRITGLDPAGPTFEYADALIRLSPDDADFVDVLHTYTRGSPDRSIGIQKPVGHIDIYPNGGGFQPGCNLGEALRLIAEKGFADVDQLVKCSHERSIHLFIDSLLYEEKPSMAYRCNTKEAFEKGLCLSCRKNRCNNLGYKVNRVRTKRNTKMYLKTRAQMPYKVFHYQVKIHFFGKTNTTKTNQPFLISLYGTLDESENIAFTLPEVSSNKTFSFLIYTEVDIGDLLMLKLQWEKDTFFSWSDWWTPFTFDIQRVRVKSGETQKKVVFCSRDGTSHLSKGEEAAIFVKCLEQPINKKREGAKKASKENSAHESA
- the LPL gene encoding lipoprotein lipase isoform X1; protein product: MGRKAFLAAVCLCLRWAAAVGAAAAAGEAETSFEGIESKFSLRTPAEPDEDVCYLVPGQVDSLAQCNFNHTSKTFVVIHGWTVTGMYESWVPKLVDALYKREPDSNVIVVDWLIRAQQHYPVSAAYTKLVGKDVAMFIDWMEEQFNYPLNNVHLLGYSLGAHAAGIAGSLTKKKVNRITGLDPAGPTFEYADALIRLSPDDADFVDVLHTYTRGSPDRSIGIQKPVGHIDIYPNGGGFQPGCNLGEALRLIAEKGFADVDQLVKCSHERSIHLFIDSLLYEEKPSMAYRCNTKEAFEKGLCLSCRKNRCNNLGYKVNRVRTKRNTKMYLKTRAQMPYKVFHYQVKIHFFGKTNTTKTNQPFLISLYGTLDESENIAFTLPEVSSNKTFSFLIYTEVDIGDLLMLKLQWEKDTFFSWSDWWTPFTFDIQRVRVKSGETQKKVVFCSRDGTSHLSKGEEAAIFVKCLEQPINKKREGAKKASKENSAHESA